Proteins encoded by one window of Legionella donaldsonii:
- a CDS encoding heavy metal translocating P-type ATPase, with protein sequence MTKPLTLTTFFVAGLDCPSEEQLIRRQLEAVPEVEQLDFNFIAEEVTIHHRLPAIDVLQKQIEALGMSVRTQGSTSSATEEKRRVDSSWPFIALAGFLALGSELTAYFFAKEQSIWVILPAVLAIILSGPPTLKKGLLALRTKAMNINSLMLIAITGALFIGAWPEAAMVTVLFALAERIERYSLDKARLAIRSLMQIAPEVAQIKMDNGQWQTLPVEEVAVGAVFKVKPGERIPLDGVLISGQSTVNQAPITGESMPVSKYVGDGVFAGTLNEHGTFEVRVSKASGDTLLAKIGKAIEQAQSERAPTQRFVDEFAKYYTPIMVLIAILIALIPPLAFGYPFYDWIYKALTLLVIACPCALVISTPVTVVSGLASAAQHGLLIKGGSYLEMGHQLKLIALDKTGTLTEGKPVVTDFIAYDKKQPEAYLLLLAASLDSHSEHPVAHALVEYWRQNQPNESLLEVAQFSALPGRGVQGAIGQERFYVGNHQLAEDNKVCSLAVEQELKRLEKEGKTTVILSNSAVVLAVFAVADTLRATSKWAIDTLHQQGLKTAMLTGDNALTAQAIAKEVGIDEVQANVLPTEKLQAINRLLEQYKIVGMVGDGINDAPALAKATISFAMGKGTDTALETADVALMNDNLAMLPLYIDLSRRTARILRQNITLSLAIKGVFFILALGGVATLWMAVFADMGASLIVVANGLRLLNSHKGHSEYQEMKG encoded by the coding sequence ATGACAAAGCCGCTCACCTTAACCACTTTTTTTGTTGCAGGCCTTGATTGCCCGTCTGAAGAGCAATTAATCAGGAGGCAATTAGAGGCAGTTCCTGAAGTGGAGCAGTTGGACTTTAATTTCATTGCTGAAGAGGTGACCATACACCATCGTCTTCCTGCTATTGATGTGTTGCAAAAACAAATCGAAGCATTAGGCATGAGTGTGCGCACCCAGGGCAGTACCTCTTCGGCAACAGAAGAGAAGAGGCGAGTGGATTCCTCATGGCCATTTATTGCTTTGGCAGGTTTTTTAGCTCTTGGTTCTGAATTAACTGCTTATTTTTTTGCAAAAGAGCAATCAATCTGGGTTATTCTTCCTGCGGTGCTTGCCATTATCTTAAGCGGCCCACCTACTCTTAAAAAGGGTTTGCTTGCGTTGCGTACCAAAGCCATGAACATTAATAGTTTAATGTTGATTGCCATCACAGGGGCACTGTTTATAGGGGCCTGGCCGGAAGCCGCAATGGTTACCGTTTTATTTGCTCTTGCTGAGCGCATTGAGCGGTATTCTCTGGATAAGGCACGCTTGGCCATCCGCAGTCTCATGCAGATTGCGCCTGAGGTGGCTCAGATTAAGATGGATAATGGTCAATGGCAGACTTTGCCTGTAGAAGAGGTTGCCGTTGGTGCAGTGTTTAAAGTAAAACCTGGTGAGCGTATCCCACTTGATGGGGTATTGATATCGGGACAAAGCACGGTGAATCAAGCACCGATTACAGGCGAGTCCATGCCGGTAAGCAAGTATGTAGGTGATGGGGTGTTTGCGGGAACTTTAAATGAGCACGGCACTTTTGAAGTTAGGGTCAGTAAGGCATCGGGTGATACGTTGCTTGCTAAGATTGGAAAAGCCATTGAGCAGGCACAAAGTGAACGCGCTCCAACGCAGCGCTTTGTTGATGAGTTTGCAAAATATTACACCCCTATTATGGTGTTGATAGCAATTTTAATCGCACTTATTCCTCCTTTGGCGTTTGGCTACCCTTTTTATGATTGGATTTATAAAGCCTTAACGTTATTAGTTATTGCTTGTCCCTGTGCTTTGGTTATCTCCACGCCGGTGACGGTAGTCAGCGGATTGGCTTCAGCAGCACAGCACGGTCTTCTTATCAAAGGAGGCAGCTATTTAGAAATGGGACATCAGCTCAAATTAATTGCTCTGGACAAAACGGGCACTTTAACCGAAGGAAAACCCGTAGTGACTGATTTTATTGCCTACGATAAAAAACAACCTGAAGCGTATTTATTACTACTTGCTGCAAGCCTTGATAGTCATTCGGAACATCCTGTTGCCCATGCTTTGGTGGAGTACTGGCGGCAAAATCAGCCCAATGAGTCCTTGCTCGAAGTAGCGCAATTTTCAGCACTCCCTGGCCGAGGGGTGCAAGGCGCTATTGGTCAAGAACGGTTTTATGTGGGGAATCATCAATTGGCAGAAGATAATAAGGTATGCTCTCTTGCTGTAGAACAAGAACTCAAGCGTTTAGAAAAAGAAGGAAAAACAACCGTTATTTTGAGTAATTCAGCGGTGGTTTTGGCGGTTTTTGCGGTGGCCGATACGCTTCGTGCTACGAGCAAATGGGCTATTGACACCTTGCATCAACAAGGACTTAAAACAGCGATGTTAACGGGGGATAATGCGTTGACCGCTCAAGCTATTGCCAAGGAAGTGGGGATTGATGAAGTGCAAGCAAATGTCTTGCCTACTGAAAAATTACAAGCAATTAATCGCCTTTTGGAGCAGTATAAAATCGTGGGAATGGTGGGTGATGGAATCAATGATGCCCCTGCCTTGGCTAAAGCCACGATTAGTTTTGCGATGGGGAAAGGCACCGATACCGCTTTAGAAACGGCGGATGTTGCGTTAATGAACGATAATTTAGCTATGCTTCCTTTATACATTGATTTAAGCCGAAGAACAGCGCGTATTCTTCGCCAAAATATTACGTTATCCCTTGCCATAAAAGGGGTGTTTTTTATTCTGGCATTGGGAGGAGTAGCAACGCTTTGGATGGCAGTATTTGCTGATATGGGTGCAAGCTTAATTGTTGTTGCGAATGGCCTACGCTTACTTAACTCGCACAAGGGGCATTCTGAATATCAGGAAATGAAAGGTTAA
- a CDS encoding zinc ribbon domain-containing protein, giving the protein MSFLKRMLGNYLGGHSGGYGKSHHGQRSKHGNYSNNPESGGLSCPRCKGSLAPGSRFCSQCGSGLENTQCACGATVAAGAKFCGQCGSSL; this is encoded by the coding sequence ATGAGTTTTTTAAAACGAATGCTTGGCAATTATCTTGGTGGCCACTCTGGTGGATATGGAAAATCTCATCATGGTCAAAGAAGCAAACACGGTAACTACTCCAACAATCCTGAATCAGGAGGGTTGAGCTGCCCACGCTGTAAGGGCTCTCTTGCTCCTGGGTCGCGCTTTTGCAGTCAATGTGGTAGTGGCCTTGAGAATACTCAATGCGCTTGTGGCGCCACTGTTGCTGCAGGGGCGAAATTTTGTGGCCAATGTGGGAGCTCATTATGA
- a CDS encoding ArsR/SmtB family transcription factor: protein MLTQDQIITLSDILHLMGEPNRLKLLIVCFEGPKSVSELAEQLQLSVPLASHHLSLLRSARLLMANRDGKHIYYSIYDVHVRCILADMLKHFTEETEN, encoded by the coding sequence ATGCTAACTCAAGACCAAATCATTACCTTAAGCGATATCTTACATTTGATGGGCGAGCCTAATCGCCTAAAGCTCCTTATAGTCTGCTTTGAAGGTCCCAAGTCTGTTTCGGAATTGGCAGAACAATTGCAACTTTCAGTGCCCTTAGCCAGCCATCATTTAAGTTTATTGCGCTCAGCCAGGCTTCTAATGGCTAATCGCGATGGCAAACATATTTACTACAGCATTTATGATGTCCATGTGCGTTGTATTCTTGCAGACATGCTCAAACACTTTACTGAAGAGACGGAGAATTAA
- a CDS encoding CusA/CzcA family heavy metal efflux RND transporter: protein MLQKIIRFSLKHRWFILLFTLLLALFGVYNFQKLPIDAVPDITNVQVQINTQASGYSPYEVEQRITFPIELAMSGLPSLDYTRSLSRYGLSQVTVIFKDGTNIYFARQLINERLQEVKDKLPPEIETSLGPISTGLGEIFMYTVTNKPNLPKEKQYNPMELRTVQDWIIKPQLRNVEGVAEVNTIGGYEKQFHITPDPAKLVRYNLSLTDVVEALQRNNANVGAGYIERNGEQNLIRVPGQVQNIPDIENIVVASFEGTPVRIREVAEVALGKELRTGAATEEGQEMVLGTVFMLIGENSRTVSERVAAKMKDINKSLPEGVEAVTVYNRTELVNATINTVKKNLLEGALLVCVILFVFLGNIRAALITAMVIPLSMLMTITGMVTNKISANLMSLGALDFGLIVDGAVIIVENCIKHLGEQQHEVKRLLNLEERLKVIAYATTEVIRPSIFGVFIITVVYLPILTLTGVEGKMFLPMAETVIIALMASMLFALTFVPAAVAIFLNGRVQEKENWLVHYISQGYERVLRRCFHARFWVIGAAVALVLVSLLIAFRLGGEFIPSLDEGDIAMQVMRIPGTSLTQSIAMQDMVEKRVKQFPEVHNVFAKIGTAEVATDPMPPNFADTFIMLKPRKEWPNPKKTKQELVQEIEEAIKQIPGNNYEFTQPIQMRFNELISGVRSDVAVKVFGDDLKVLLKIAEQIDAQLEKTPGAADVKVEQVSGLPLLTVEINRDALARYGLQIGTVQDAIVIATGGKKGGELFEGDKRFDIVVRLPESQRMDTDVLRQVFIPLPPSKDGLRHFIPLSEVAKMVRSESPNQISRETGKRRVVVSANVRGRDLSSFVLDAKQRIEQNVKLPSAYWITWGGQFEQLQSASSRLQIVIPITLLGIFLLLFMSFGSVKNALLVFSGIPLALTGGVFALWLREIPLSISAGVGFIALSGVAVLNGLVMITFINKLREEKRFYLKDAVLQGSLARLRPVLMTALVASLGFVPMALATGTGSEVQRPLATVVIGGIISSTFLTLLVLPGLYYVFHERHKKSLVKKPGEET from the coding sequence ATGCTGCAAAAAATCATACGCTTTTCACTCAAACACCGCTGGTTTATCCTGTTGTTTACTTTGTTGCTGGCTCTTTTTGGCGTGTATAACTTTCAAAAACTGCCTATTGATGCGGTGCCTGACATTACCAATGTGCAGGTACAAATCAACACACAAGCGTCTGGTTATTCGCCCTATGAGGTAGAGCAACGCATTACCTTTCCTATTGAACTTGCCATGAGCGGCTTACCCAGCTTGGATTATACCCGCTCTCTTTCTCGTTATGGGTTATCGCAAGTAACCGTGATATTTAAAGACGGCACCAACATCTATTTTGCCCGTCAATTAATTAATGAGCGTTTGCAGGAGGTAAAAGACAAGTTACCACCGGAAATAGAAACCTCCCTTGGCCCTATTTCCACGGGGCTTGGCGAAATTTTCATGTACACGGTGACCAATAAACCCAATCTTCCCAAAGAGAAACAATATAACCCCATGGAGCTTCGCACGGTTCAGGACTGGATTATCAAGCCGCAGCTGCGCAATGTAGAGGGCGTTGCTGAGGTCAATACCATCGGTGGTTATGAGAAGCAGTTTCACATCACTCCAGATCCCGCCAAGTTAGTGCGTTACAACTTAAGTCTTACCGATGTGGTCGAAGCACTTCAGCGTAACAACGCAAACGTCGGCGCAGGCTATATTGAGCGCAATGGCGAACAAAATTTAATTCGCGTACCCGGACAAGTGCAAAACATTCCTGATATTGAAAATATTGTGGTGGCAAGCTTTGAGGGCACCCCAGTGCGTATTCGAGAGGTGGCAGAGGTGGCCTTGGGCAAAGAGCTGCGCACGGGTGCTGCAACCGAAGAAGGCCAAGAAATGGTGTTAGGAACAGTCTTCATGCTCATAGGCGAAAACAGTCGCACTGTGTCTGAGCGGGTGGCAGCCAAAATGAAAGACATCAACAAATCGCTTCCTGAAGGGGTAGAGGCAGTCACTGTTTACAACCGTACAGAGCTTGTGAATGCCACCATCAACACCGTGAAAAAGAATCTTCTTGAAGGGGCGTTACTCGTTTGTGTTATTCTTTTTGTGTTTCTAGGCAATATTCGTGCGGCTTTAATCACCGCGATGGTAATTCCTTTATCCATGCTAATGACCATTACCGGCATGGTGACCAATAAAATCAGTGCCAATTTGATGAGCTTAGGCGCACTTGATTTTGGTTTGATTGTCGATGGGGCGGTGATTATTGTTGAAAATTGCATCAAACATTTGGGTGAACAACAGCATGAGGTCAAGCGTTTATTAAACCTTGAAGAGCGCCTAAAAGTAATTGCTTATGCCACGACCGAGGTTATTCGCCCCAGTATTTTCGGGGTATTTATCATTACTGTGGTGTATTTACCCATCCTAACCCTTACCGGTGTGGAGGGGAAAATGTTTTTACCCATGGCTGAAACGGTCATTATTGCCCTGATGGCGTCCATGCTCTTTGCCTTAACATTCGTTCCAGCAGCAGTTGCCATTTTTCTAAATGGTCGCGTTCAAGAAAAAGAAAACTGGTTGGTACATTATATTTCACAAGGCTACGAACGGGTTTTAAGGCGTTGCTTTCATGCACGATTTTGGGTGATTGGGGCGGCAGTTGCTTTAGTTTTGGTGAGTCTATTGATTGCTTTTCGTCTGGGTGGTGAATTTATTCCAAGCCTTGATGAAGGGGATATTGCCATGCAGGTCATGCGTATTCCAGGTACGAGCCTTACTCAATCCATTGCCATGCAGGATATGGTCGAAAAACGGGTGAAACAATTTCCTGAGGTGCACAATGTTTTTGCCAAGATTGGTACTGCAGAAGTAGCTACCGACCCCATGCCACCGAACTTCGCCGATACATTTATTATGTTAAAACCGCGCAAAGAGTGGCCCAACCCTAAAAAAACCAAACAAGAATTGGTACAGGAAATTGAAGAAGCCATAAAGCAAATACCAGGCAATAATTATGAGTTTACCCAGCCAATTCAAATGCGTTTTAACGAACTCATTTCTGGGGTGCGTAGTGATGTGGCCGTTAAAGTGTTTGGCGATGACCTGAAGGTTTTATTAAAAATTGCCGAACAAATTGATGCGCAACTTGAAAAAACACCGGGAGCCGCTGATGTAAAAGTTGAGCAAGTTAGTGGTCTTCCTTTATTGACCGTGGAGATTAATCGCGATGCTTTGGCGCGGTATGGCTTGCAAATTGGTACCGTACAAGATGCCATTGTCATTGCTACGGGTGGTAAAAAGGGCGGCGAGCTCTTTGAAGGCGATAAACGATTTGACATTGTGGTGCGACTGCCGGAGTCACAACGCATGGATACCGATGTACTAAGGCAAGTGTTTATCCCCTTACCGCCTTCTAAAGATGGCCTGCGGCACTTCATTCCCTTAAGTGAAGTCGCCAAAATGGTACGTAGTGAAAGCCCCAACCAGATAAGCCGTGAAACCGGTAAGCGTCGCGTGGTAGTGAGTGCCAACGTACGTGGACGTGATTTAAGTTCATTTGTCCTGGATGCCAAGCAGCGTATTGAACAAAACGTTAAACTACCCAGTGCCTATTGGATAACCTGGGGCGGGCAGTTTGAGCAGCTCCAATCAGCCTCATCGCGCTTACAAATTGTGATTCCTATTACTTTGCTGGGCATTTTCCTGCTCTTATTCATGAGCTTTGGTAGTGTTAAAAATGCTTTATTGGTCTTTTCAGGCATTCCGCTGGCCCTAACGGGTGGCGTATTTGCTTTATGGCTTCGCGAAATTCCGTTGTCGATTTCAGCAGGCGTGGGGTTTATTGCCCTATCAGGAGTGGCTGTTTTAAATGGCTTGGTGATGATTACTTTTATCAATAAATTGCGTGAAGAAAAAAGGTTTTATTTAAAAGATGCGGTATTACAAGGCTCTCTGGCAAGGCTTCGCCCAGTACTCATGACTGCTTTAGTGGCATCACTGGGCTTTGTCCCCATGGCTCTAGCCACGGGTACGGGCTCTGAGGTGCAACGACCCTTGGCGACCGTGGTGATTGGCGGCATTATTTCATCAACTTTTCTAACACTCTTAGTCTTACCTGGCTTGTATTACGTGTTTCATGAGCGGCACAAAAAATCTTTGGTTAAAAAACCGGGTGAGGAAACTTAA
- a CDS encoding response regulator, with product MMNEWVPNEQDSAHSLRFLVVESSLGARIIIRAHLLEYKHSVDMAWDDESAIELAFMRAYDFILVDNKLNCYELIDHIQKNSVFNEQTPMIILTSNHNEEHQSQGSRIYFKKPISKMDALQLLAFLKNLKK from the coding sequence ATGATGAATGAGTGGGTTCCTAATGAGCAAGATAGTGCTCATTCTTTACGTTTTTTAGTGGTCGAATCCTCATTAGGCGCTCGTATTATCATTCGTGCACATTTATTAGAGTACAAGCATTCGGTGGATATGGCTTGGGATGATGAATCCGCAATAGAACTGGCCTTTATGAGAGCTTATGATTTTATCTTAGTGGATAACAAGTTAAATTGCTATGAGCTGATTGACCACATACAAAAAAATTCGGTATTCAATGAACAGACGCCCATGATCATTTTGACTTCTAACCATAACGAGGAGCACCAATCTCAGGGCAGCAGGATTTATTTTAAAAAACCCATATCCAAAATGGATGCATTACAATTGCTTGCTTTTCTAAAAAATCTTAAAAAATGA